The Streptomyces durmitorensis genome contains the following window.
TCGATGACCTCCCTGGGGATGGCCACCATGAAGGAGCGCATCAAAACGATGGCGAAGGGGATGCCGAGCGAGGCGTCGGCGAGCATGAGGCCGAAGTAGGAGTTGACCAGGCCGAGATCGACGTACGCACTGTAGAGCGCGTTGGCGATGACGATGCCCGGCACCATCTGGGTGATGAGCGTGCCGAAGACGATGGTGCGGGTGCCGCGGAGGCGGAACTGGGCGAGCCCGTAGGCGGCGGGAGCGGCGATCGCGAGGCAGATGGTGACGGCGCCGAAGGCGACGGCGAGCGAGGTCAGCAGGTGGCCGCCCTGCTCGCGGATCGCGGAGGTGAACCCGGACATGTCCACCCCGTGCGGGATGGGCGAGACCTCCAGGAGGCCAGCTTCGGGCTGCAGGGCCGTGTTGAGCATCCAGTAGAGCGGGAAGAGCATC
Protein-coding sequences here:
- a CDS encoding carbohydrate ABC transporter permease → MATTTVTQTPTAQRPATRAKRRWGATVVGVLILGVMLFPLYWMLNTALQPEAGLLEVSPIPHGVDMSGFTSAIREQGGHLLTSLAVAFGAVTICLAIAAPAAYGLAQFRLRGTRTIVFGTLITQMVPGIVIANALYSAYVDLGLVNSYFGLMLADASLGIPFAIVLMRSFMVAIPREVIEAAEVDGAGRLRTFVQVVLPMSRNSLITAGLFSFLYAWSDFMFALTLNTTDDVKPVTLGIYQYIGAHVGDWGSVMAASVLSAIPAAVLLVLAQKYIAAGITGGSVK